The Arachis ipaensis cultivar K30076 chromosome B05, Araip1.1, whole genome shotgun sequence nucleotide sequence NNNNNNNNNNNNNNNNNNNNNNNNNNNNNNNNNNNNNNNNNNNNNNNNNNNNNNNNNNNNNNNNNNNNNNNNNNNNNNNNNNNNNNNNNNNNNNNNNNNNNNNNNNNNNNNNNNNNNNNNNNNNNNNNNNNNNNNNNNNNNNNNNNNNNNNNNNNNNNNNNNNNNNNNNNNNNNNNNNNNNNNNNNNNNNNNNNNNNNNNNNNNNNNNNNNNNNTCCggtggtaacactggaaaacaaagtgcttagggccacgaccaagactcataaagtagctgtgttcaagaataaacatacttaactaggagaatcaataacgctatctgaattctgagttcctatagatgccaatcattctgaatttcaatggataaagtgagatgccaaaactattcaagaggcaaaaagctacaagtcccgctcatctgattggagctatgtttcattgatattttggaatttatagtatattctcttcttttcatcctatttgattttcagttgcttggggacaagcaacaatttaagtttggtgttgtgtgatgagcggataatttatacgctttttggcattgtttttagtatgtttttagtaggatctagttacttttagggatgttttattagtttttatgttaaattcacatttctggactttactatgagtttgtgtatttttctatgatttcaggtatttctggctgaaattgagggacttgagcaaaaatcagattcagaggttgaagaaggactgctgatgctgttggattctaacctccctgcactcaaagtggaatttctggagctacagaactccaaatggcacacttctaattgcgttggaaagtagacatccagggcttttcagaaatatataatagtccatactttgcctgagtttagatgacgtaaaagggcgttgaacgccagttctacgctgcaatctggagttaaacgccagaaacacgtcacgaaccaaagttgaacaccaaaaacatgttacaacttggcgttcaactccaaaagaagcctctgcacgtgtaaacttcaagctcagcccaagcacacaccaagtgggccccggaagtggatttatgcatcaattacttacttctgtaaaccctagtagctagtttagtataaatagaactttttactattgtatttagatcatcttatgatttttagttcaacttaggatcatattgatcatgtttgggggttggccatttggccatgcctggaccttcatcacttatgtattttcaacggtagagtttctgcactccacagattaaggtgtggagctctgctgttcctcatgatttaatgcaaagtactactgtttttctattcaattcaacttattccgcttctaagatatccattctcacccaagaacatgatgaatgtgataattatgtgacgctcatcatcattctcacttatgaacgcgtgcctgacaaacacttccgttctacatgcaaacaagctagaatgaatatctcttagatatctaatacaggggaccaagtccgagatattagaatctttgtggtataagttagaacccatggatggccattctggagatccggaaagtctaaaccttgtctgtggtattccgagtaggatctgggaagggatggctgtgacgaacttcaaacttgcgagtgctgggcgtagtgacagacgcaaaaggagggtgaatcctattccagtatgatcgagaacctccagatgattagccgtgccgtgacagagcatttggacctttttcacagagaggatgggatgtagccattgacaacggtgatgccttacagaaagcttgccatggaaaggagtaggaatgattggatgaagacagtaggaaagcagaggttcagaggaacgaaagcatctttatacgcttatctaaaattctcaccaatgatttacataagtatttctatctttattttctgtttatttattattattattcgaaaactccataaccatttgatatctgcctgactgagatttacaagatgaccatagcttgcttcataccaacaatctccgtgggatcgacccttactcacgtaaggttttattacttggacgacccagtgcacttgctggttagttgtatcgaagttgtgaatgaaaaatgatttattaagacgtgcgtactgagtttttgacgccgttgcctgagatcacaatttcgtgcaccattcatTGTCATATTTCAATCTCATAATCATTCACAATATCCTCATAATCACAAATtaaatcattctcattatcataatTGTCCCCATCATAACTCAACATTTCATCCTAATCATTTTCATCATGTTCCAATCAAGAATCAATTATCCTCCTCATAACTCTCATTACACTTAATCCAATTTTTTTCTCAATATCAATTCTACATCCTCAATATGTTCACCCTTATTCCGAAGCCTAAAAACTAGCTAGTGAATCTTAAACGGAGGTTACAGATGTTTACAAGCTTGTTGAAAAGGCCAAACAGTTAAAAACAGGATTATAGTGTAAAAACAGGGCATCGTGCATACGCATCATACTATGCATACGCATGCACCAGAGCGAATTCCCAGCGTGTTCGTACATACCATAGTGTGCGTGCACCATAGTGTGCGTATACACAACTTGTAAAAATTtcagggtgtgcgtacgcacaaatctCATCATACGTCCTATTCTGCCCATGCGCACGATAGGGTGCGTGGGCACCCAAACCAGATATTCTGGTTTTCTGCAACTTcacaaagtttaattttttatacCTAACTTCTAACGTTCGTAACTTTTTCTACAAAACTCCAATTTCTCTTATCTTTACACCGGTTTAAAGCTCTCAtaatcatctttaatttaaaataaggtTCAATTAAATCCAACCACCAAGGGCCAAGTTATGACCCACCAAAATTagttaaaattctatttttaccCAATTTTACCAAATCTTCAAAACTCACAATCGAAGACCAAACCAATCACACCCATCTCAATACCAAAACACCAAAATCAATACCAACACTCCTTCACATCATCACATGCTCTTAACTCAATTCACAATCATTCCAACACCTAAATTTCTCAATTCCTTCAAACATTTCCATTTCCTAAATCTACCAATTTTAACAATTACCATCAAACCTCAACATATAAACTCAACCCCAAACATAATCATTCCTTTCCAATCCATTTAATTCACCATTCAAAGTCTAATACCACCTTACATAAATTATCACCAACATCAAGAATTATTATTCAATCTACCACATCAATTATTACAATTCATATTTCATTCACAAACCATAACCAATCAACCAATGCTCacaattcaaacctatcctacgGACATGTAGTCTAAGCTTCACATAACATTACATATTAActaaagaaaactgaaaccatactttGGCCCATTTTTCCCAAAGCTCAAAACACCGAACTTCAAACTTCCAAGACCCCCAAACAACTCTAATGAGCTCCAGCCACCAAAGCTTGATTTTAAGTACTCTAATTTTACCAATTTGACTTCAATCAACATAAAATTCAACCTAATTTTATACAATTCTATCTTATCAATGCTAGCGTTTACCAATTCATCAATTCACAAAAGTTTAGTAATTTCTTACCTTATCCATTGATAATTGGGGGCAAAACTCAATAATTATCCAAGACTAAATtacacctaaaccatcaaaatcatgaAAATCTCTCAATATTCAAACCAAAAACGTGAATCTGAGTGGAAGAAAGAATTGGGCATGAAAAATCAGAGTTCCTTACCACTTGTTCGGATAGAATTGAAAAGCTCATGAAACGAATGtatggccacaaacggtgcgacgatcggagctccggattgaaaatTATGAAAGATTGAAATATGAGGTGATTTGGGGTTAGGTTTTTGCTCCCCTTCCCTTTAATACAGCGTGAATGGCAATTTGGATAAGGAAGGAGGCTGTTTACAAACCTTTTATATGAAGTTATGTGAGTGGACTTGGACTCACTTGAACCTGGTTGAATTTATTGGTTCAATTTTAGGTCAAAATCTTTAAATTTACAGTTTTTAattcgtattttaattattttttttaaattacaaaatttaatttCCTAATCTCCTAaattcataattaatttattaattaattatttaataatttataaaattttacatcctacccacataattaagaattttgtcctcaaaatttgttTCTTCAGTCTCCATATATACTCCATCAATTTCAACCAGCCTCACACCATTTATTCTACcattcttttaaaatttattcgTTTATgtagtttttaatttttaatatatataaaaagtgATCTAAACTCCAATAGCTAATGGATAAGATATTCAAAAATATCAAACTACCTTTGGAAAATCGATCCAACTAGATTTTAGTGCAGAGGTCAAATCATATCAAGaaaggaaaaatttttaaatcaatgcaattatattttattcattttgttttttttcctCCACTTTTCTTCTTAAAATCCGATTATCCAATTATAATTAACATAATTATTAAAAGTTTAACatcataattattaaaaataactttagTAGCTCTGCATCCCAAGGGTCACATTCTAATATAAATTAGGAAAATGCTAAGGTTAACATTTTTatgggaaaaaaatgaaaaattagaTAATGTTGACTCAAATGCATaacaaatacaataaaaaaaaaaagtatgaatAACTTAACATTTTTCGTATACAATGCTATAGAAAGTCACCTCTTTATAACACAAAATTTAGCCATCTATGGTTAATGTTAGCGTACAAAAACATGATACAATGAATGTACTTAAGAATGGAAAGGGACACGAAAGAATTCTTAGGTTCTGGCATAAAAAATTGTTCAACTCGATCATATGGACAAATAAATTCTCATGCTAAGATGGCTTGTATTGTTCCAAGCATTTTCCTCACCTAAAATATCTCTCATTTTTTTGAGGGAGATTCTTTAATAAACGAAACGTCATCTGTTCCAGCCTTAGGTGATAGAAGGCGCCTTTCTTGCCCATCATCTGAATTATTAGTTGATATATTTGGTGTGTCAGTTGGAAGGGAATCCGCAACCTCATCTTCTGCAAATAGTCATGACCAATAAAATGAAAAAGCTTATGTTAGAAACatgttattaattattaaaaaaaataagttttaatggagatttttttttactaaatccCCAAAGTGATCCATGTCACGCTATTCACTGGTTTGGTCTCTAAGGTTCCAATTATACTATTGTCATTTTCGAGATTGAGCTTTGAGTACTATAGTGATCTTTTGATTTCTTTCGGGCATAGCAAACGGAGTGACGTGTTGACACTCCTTTATCGTGCTAGATAATGGTGAAATGATACTATTTGCTTTTGACGCCCAATCAAAGTATAAACAACGTCGCTTTGATAATTGTGAGCATGTAAAACGGTTTGCACACACTTCAATTGGACATTTCTGCTTTGATTGGATGCCAAAAGCATTTTACCATTGTCCAGTGTGGAAAGGGAGTGCTAACTTATCGCTCCGATTGTTGAATCACTGTCGAGAAGGGGTCGAGGGACCACTATGATGTCTGGAACTCAATCTCAGGGATGACGATAGTGCAATTGaaactttagggaccaaattAGTGCATGCCGTGAACCTCAAAGaccatataaaaaatttaattgagAATTTTTATGTTAAGTTTTCAAAATggacaaaattaaattcaattattattatattttcttCTATCACCATGAATGTGTCAATGGTGTAGAAACTATATCTAAATTTGAATTAACATCTGTGGTAgaaatctaagaaaaattaaaaggaagtaGTAGTGTACACACCTGAATGGTATTCAGGTAGTTGTTTAACGGTTGATGCCTGGAGAGTTTCTGGAAGTAGACATCTGCATATAGAACCTGAAATTTTGACAAAAGGCAACACTTATATTATTGTTATACATGTTTGCAATCACTATGTCATGTGCTATATCTATGGTCATGGTGGATATATATGATAAGGAATTAACAAAATAGAACTCCAACATTGATAAATATGGATCCAAGGTTGGGctatatttgtaacaaaaaccaACCTTATTCTTGTCCCATGAAATAATAAGTAATTAGTCGACATAATAAACAAAATCATGAAATATAATACATCTCTAAAGTGAGAAGATTGATAAAATATTTGCTTAACTGTATGTATGACCTTATTACCTAGTTTGGCAAGTCGATTCACCCAACCTGGGATGCGCTTTCCGGTCAATCTACACGAGATATCGTCAGTAAAGTGATTGCAGTTCTTAGATATAAGGTGGTAAGTATCCCCATGATAATCACTAGCCATATTCTCAATAAATATCCGAAACTCAGAAGGATGCATATTTGCATGGCCCAAATTGACAGAACATCTATATACAAATCCAGGACATTTTCTTGGCTCTACTTCAAAAACTCCACTGGCTGGGAAGTCGTGTGCTCCGAATCCATACTCCTTGCCATGAACTATTCTCACCAGACATGCACATACACAACTCACAGTGAAAAAATAGGAACAAAATTGACAGAAATAACAACATAAGCAGATATTATAATAGAAAATTTAACAACAAAATAATTTGTGAGAAAAACCTTTTTCTATAGTGAAAACATTAGGTGCCTACTCTGACACGGAATAAAAGTGTGTAGAATATAGAGAGCGCAATAGTGAATAATATGTGTTGTGGGTTTCACTATTTAAAAGTCTTTGACTTAAATATTGTATACTCTCTCTGTATCTTATGTATTTTATTAGTATTGAGTATTGACCAAACATTAAACATCTTATGGGCggatcattttgaaaaaaaatcaactAATCACTCTTCACAACCAAATAATACATTAAATTTCATTCTATTTTAAAGAAAATTGCTAAACCCTTAAAACAGTATTATACAATACCACCTAAACTCATCTTATATAGCTTGTTAAGGAATGTAGAAAGAGCTAGCTCTGAGATTTAATGGTGAGTAATTCTTAGCATTAAATTAAATTTCTTAGACACCTAAACTTTTCATGTCTAAGGCTAAAAAATCATTTTAAAGTCAATAGTCATTTCTCATAACATATCAGATTATTTAAATCACCACAAGCTCGTAACAGGGTTTTCTTTGATAATGATTGAAAGGGCAAAATCCATGTACATAGAATCCCAAATTTGCCCCACCCATTAAGGGAGATAAGTTGCATTTAAAATAAGCCTCTTGCACCATATATTCTAATTCTACCAAAGAATAAGCGAACACAACGAATTTTTTATGGCAAGTTACATGAGAGAAAATATTTCctataaaatataaattgaatTGGGCACCTTATTGAAGCAAATATCAATATGAAACAATTATATCAGAACTAGAATTGGATCAAAATAACGAGAAAAATCATTAATCAAGAAATAAAACAATATATATtgtcaaaacaagttcaaactacAATGAAAAAAACAGAGAAATTAACATTTATTGAATTGACAAAGGTTAANNNNNNNNNNNNNNNNNNNNNNNNGGTCTTGGAAACAAACCTTCAATGCCAGAATGATATATTCCAAATCCAAACCAATAAAAGTAACTATTGAGAGGGGTCAGATCATATACATGCAATATAACGCGCGTCTTGGTGGTGCTGTTTTTTTCTTTGTCTTTGAGATTATTACAAGATTGGGATGTTGTGATTGAGTTGCTCTTCATCCCCATTTTTCCACAAAGATGGATGTATTGTTGCCCTTTATCTCTATAATTTCTTGGGACAAGGGCAACCTTACAGAAACTCGAAAATCAGAAAGGAATTAAAtatgttttgttattttttttttctttttcaactattACTCCATCGACAACAATACCACCTTAAAGAAAAACCAAAAACCCAAAAACCCGGATTTGGCTCTTCCTTGTGCTACTAATATTATTCAAGGTTGTTACAAAATGGCATTTGTCATCGTCATCGTTTGCGCGTTTATTAACATGTATGTTTTTTTTATTAACATGTATGTTATGTTGTCTGTTTAGTTGTAGTTGTATTATCTAAAATGCTACGAGTGTATTAAAATTCAGTCAACAAATCGgttatgtatttgtatataaaattatgtattatttaatttatttttaatatatattttatattaataattaatatagtNNNNNNNNNNNNNNNNNNNNNNNNNNNNNNNNNNNNNNNNNNNNNNNNNNNNNNNNNNNNNNNNNNNNNNNNNNNNNNNNNNNNNNNNNNNNNNNNNNNNNNNNNNNNNNNNNNNNGAATGCTTTTAAAAGGATTGAGGGTGAAATTTTTTGAAGTTGATTTGtgttgaatttaaaaaaataataataatttgataATGACCAAATATTATGATAATGGACcaaaaaaaatccaaagaagTGTAAATAATTTTATTTGGTTAGTGTGCAGAAAATGTCCAAAACAAAGAGCAAATTGACAAGACCAAAATAATTATCCAAGCCCATGATCAAAACATTCAGTCCATTCACTCACTATGGTTTATGGAAATGATTGTTATCTAAGAAAAAAAGATTTACTCCCATCTGAACTAAA carries:
- the LOC107642006 gene encoding deSI-like protein At4g17486, with translation MGMKSNSITTSQSCNNLKDKEKNSTTKTRVILHVYDLTPLNSYFYWFGFGIYHSGIEVHGKEYGFGAHDFPASGVFEVEPRKCPGFVYRCSVNLGHANMHPSEFRIFIENMASDYHGDTYHLISKNCNHFTDDISCRLTGKRIPGWVNRLAKLGSICRCLLPETLQASTVKQLPEYHSEDEVADSLPTDTPNISTNNSDDGQERRLLSPKAGTDDVSFIKESPSKK